In the genome of Cryptomeria japonica chromosome 8, Sugi_1.0, whole genome shotgun sequence, one region contains:
- the LOC131029925 gene encoding uncharacterized protein LOC131029925 codes for MEKIQHRHVDVKGLKLHVAEIGSGPDVLLLRGFPEIWYSWRYQMLALADSGFHAIAPDFRGYGLSDQPSEIEKAGFVDLVEDLIGILDAFSIQKVFVVGKDFGAMVAYYLDLLHPHRLRGMVMMGVPYTRPGPQSFAMDKFPRGFYIRQWQEPGRGLADFGHFDLKTVVRNIYTLFSRSELPVAEEGKEIMDLYDPATPLPAWFTEDDLKMYSSLYEKSGFAFPLQVPYMAMKRNWGKLGEITDYTIQAPTLLIMGNKDIVLKLEGVESYINQGMLKDDVPNLEIKFFPEGSHFVQEQFPEEVNKITIDFLKKQLLS; via the exons ATGGAGAAAATACAACACAGGCATGTTGATGTCAAAGGACTCAAATTACATGTTGCTGAAATCGGCTCAG GTCCAGATGTGCTGCTGTTGCGTGGATTTCCTGAAATCTGGTATTCTTGGCGTTATCAGATGCTTGCGTTGGCAGATTCAGGGTTTCATGCAATAGCTCCTGATTTCAGAGGCTATGGACTCTCTGATCAGCCTTCTGAAATTGAGAAGGCCGGCTTTGTAGATCTTGTGGAAGACCTGATTGGTATTCTTGATGCCTTCAGTATTCAAAAA GTATTTGTTGTGGGTAAGGACTTTGGAGCAATGGTTGCATATTATCTGGACCTTCTACACCCTCATCGATTGAGAGGAATGGTAATGATGGGTGTACCTTATACGAGACCAGGTCCACAATCCTTTGCGATGGACAAGTTTCCTCGAGGCTTTTATATCAGACAATGGCAG GAGCCTGGAAGGGGTTTGGCAGATTTTGGGCATTTTGATTTAAAAACTGTGGTAAGGAATATATACACACTTTTCTCAAGAAGTGAACTGCCAGTGGCAGAGGAGGGCAAAGAGATCATGGACCTTTACGACCCTGCAACTCCCTTGCCTGCTTGGTTTACTGAAGATGACCTCAAAATGTACTCAAGCCTGTATGAGAAATCAGGATTTGCTTTCCCTTTGCAAGTTCCTTACATGGCTATGAAAAG GAACTGGGGGAAATTGGGGGAAATAACAGATTATACTATTCAAGCTCCCACCCTTCTGATCATGGGTAATAAGGATATTGTTCTAAAACTTGAAGGTGTGGAGTCTTATATTAATCAGGgaatgctcaaggatgatgtgcccAATCTGGAGATCAAATTCTTTCCTGAAGGAAGCCATTTTGTTCAGGAGCAGTTCCCTGAGGAGGTGAATAAGATTACCATTGATTTTCTTAAGAAGCAACTGCTATCATAA